A DNA window from Danio aesculapii chromosome 14, fDanAes4.1, whole genome shotgun sequence contains the following coding sequences:
- the slbp gene encoding histone RNA hairpin-binding protein isoform X3, which produces MSEQQKYKYENDYKPNENRNKGASRWSQCRKRGADGSLRKSHADEEPGKDQRCSKRSESYRRRILASDFPQRDRKISSGSSDSRDSRDSKESPAKGDIETDETTLIRRQKQINYGKNTLAYDRYIKEVPKHLRQSGVHPKTPNKFKKYSRRSWDQQIKLWRVKLHAWDPPAEEGSDLQQIEEIDLGEIMDFELDVETTENTESQSSSSNGAAQSLQEDAFMETPKKMMKIEDSDMS; this is translated from the exons ATGTCtgaacaacaaaaatacaaatacgAAAACGACTACAAACCTAATGAAAACAG GAACAAAGGAGCTTCAAGGTGGTCGCAGTGTAGGAAACGCGGAGCAGATGGTAGTCTGAGGAAATCTCATGCTGATGAAGAGCCTGGAAAAGATCAAAGATGCTCAAAGAGATCAGAAAG TTACAGAAGAAGGATTCTTGCGAGTGATTTCCCTCAAAGAGACAGAAAAATCTCCTCTGGAAG TTCAGACTCCAGAGACTCTAGAGATTCGAAAGAGTCGCCTGCCAAAGGTGACATCGAGACAGACGAGACCACCCTCATCAGAAGACAGAAGCAGATCAATTACGGGAAAAATACTCTTGCGTATGACAGATACATTAAAGAAGTTCCAAA GCATTTGAGACAGTCAGGTGTTCATCCAAAGACTCCAAACAAGTTCAAAAAGTACAGCCGACGCTCCTGGGACCAGCAGATTAAATTGTGGCGTGTCAAACTTCATGCGTGGGACCCTCCTGCAGAAGAAGGAAGCGACCTGCAGCAAAT AGAGGAGATCGACCTTGGTGAAATTATGGATTTTGAGTTGGATGTGGAAACAACAGAGAATACTGAATCCCAAAGTTCATCAAGCAATGGAGCAGCACAGTCTTTACAAGAG GACGCGTTCATGGAAACCCCGAAAAAGATGATGAAAATTGAGGATTCCGATATGTCTTGA
- the slbp gene encoding histone RNA hairpin-binding protein isoform X1, with translation MSEQQKYKYENDYKPNENRNKGASRWSQCRKRGADGSLRKSHADEEPGKDQRCSKRSESFTTPESEGPVSRIKNWGDEVEEQEMRSNVRRDIHRSGYRRRILASDFPQRDRKISSGSSDSRDSRDSKESPAKGDIETDETTLIRRQKQINYGKNTLAYDRYIKEVPKHLRQSGVHPKTPNKFKKYSRRSWDQQIKLWRVKLHAWDPPAEEGSDLQQIEEIDLGEIMDFELDVETTENTESQSSSSNGAAQSLQEDAFMETPKKMMKIEDSDMS, from the exons ATGTCtgaacaacaaaaatacaaatacgAAAACGACTACAAACCTAATGAAAACAG GAACAAAGGAGCTTCAAGGTGGTCGCAGTGTAGGAAACGCGGAGCAGATGGTAGTCTGAGGAAATCTCATGCTGATGAAGAGCCTGGAAAAGATCAAAGATGCTCAAAGAGATCAGAAAG ttttacaACCCCAGAGAGCGAAGGACCAGTGTCCAGAATAAAAAACTGGGGTGATGAGGTGGAGGAACAGGAAATGCGCTCAAATGTCCGACGTGATATTCATCGGTCAGG TTACAGAAGAAGGATTCTTGCGAGTGATTTCCCTCAAAGAGACAGAAAAATCTCCTCTGGAAG TTCAGACTCCAGAGACTCTAGAGATTCGAAAGAGTCGCCTGCCAAAGGTGACATCGAGACAGACGAGACCACCCTCATCAGAAGACAGAAGCAGATCAATTACGGGAAAAATACTCTTGCGTATGACAGATACATTAAAGAAGTTCCAAA GCATTTGAGACAGTCAGGTGTTCATCCAAAGACTCCAAACAAGTTCAAAAAGTACAGCCGACGCTCCTGGGACCAGCAGATTAAATTGTGGCGTGTCAAACTTCATGCGTGGGACCCTCCTGCAGAAGAAGGAAGCGACCTGCAGCAAAT AGAGGAGATCGACCTTGGTGAAATTATGGATTTTGAGTTGGATGTGGAAACAACAGAGAATACTGAATCCCAAAGTTCATCAAGCAATGGAGCAGCACAGTCTTTACAAGAG GACGCGTTCATGGAAACCCCGAAAAAGATGATGAAAATTGAGGATTCCGATATGTCTTGA
- the slbp gene encoding histone RNA hairpin-binding protein isoform X2, with protein sequence MSEQQKYKYENDYKPNENRNKGASRWSQCRKRGADGSLRKSHADEEPGKDQRCSKRSESFTTPESEGPVSRIKNWGDEVEEQEMRSNVRRDIHRYRRRILASDFPQRDRKISSGSSDSRDSRDSKESPAKGDIETDETTLIRRQKQINYGKNTLAYDRYIKEVPKHLRQSGVHPKTPNKFKKYSRRSWDQQIKLWRVKLHAWDPPAEEGSDLQQIEEIDLGEIMDFELDVETTENTESQSSSSNGAAQSLQEDAFMETPKKMMKIEDSDMS encoded by the exons ATGTCtgaacaacaaaaatacaaatacgAAAACGACTACAAACCTAATGAAAACAG GAACAAAGGAGCTTCAAGGTGGTCGCAGTGTAGGAAACGCGGAGCAGATGGTAGTCTGAGGAAATCTCATGCTGATGAAGAGCCTGGAAAAGATCAAAGATGCTCAAAGAGATCAGAAAG ttttacaACCCCAGAGAGCGAAGGACCAGTGTCCAGAATAAAAAACTGGGGTGATGAGGTGGAGGAACAGGAAATGCGCTCAAATGTCCGACGTGATATTCATCG TTACAGAAGAAGGATTCTTGCGAGTGATTTCCCTCAAAGAGACAGAAAAATCTCCTCTGGAAG TTCAGACTCCAGAGACTCTAGAGATTCGAAAGAGTCGCCTGCCAAAGGTGACATCGAGACAGACGAGACCACCCTCATCAGAAGACAGAAGCAGATCAATTACGGGAAAAATACTCTTGCGTATGACAGATACATTAAAGAAGTTCCAAA GCATTTGAGACAGTCAGGTGTTCATCCAAAGACTCCAAACAAGTTCAAAAAGTACAGCCGACGCTCCTGGGACCAGCAGATTAAATTGTGGCGTGTCAAACTTCATGCGTGGGACCCTCCTGCAGAAGAAGGAAGCGACCTGCAGCAAAT AGAGGAGATCGACCTTGGTGAAATTATGGATTTTGAGTTGGATGTGGAAACAACAGAGAATACTGAATCCCAAAGTTCATCAAGCAATGGAGCAGCACAGTCTTTACAAGAG GACGCGTTCATGGAAACCCCGAAAAAGATGATGAAAATTGAGGATTCCGATATGTCTTGA